A genomic segment from Pseudomonas sp. M30-35 encodes:
- a CDS encoding VF530 family DNA-binding protein, with amino-acid sequence MTQTPKNPLHGVTLEAILNQLVATYGWDGLALRIDIRCFKSDPSIKSSLTFLRKTPWAREKVEALYIKAQRNT; translated from the coding sequence ATGACCCAAACTCCAAAGAATCCACTGCATGGCGTTACGCTTGAGGCGATTCTCAATCAACTGGTAGCAACTTACGGCTGGGATGGGCTGGCGCTGCGTATTGATATTCGCTGTTTTAAAAGCGATCCAAGTATCAAGTCGAGTCTGACTTTTTTGCGTAAGACGCCGTGGGCGCGCGAGAAAGTAGAAGCGCTGTATATCAAGGCGCAACGCAATACGTGA
- a CDS encoding alpha/beta fold hydrolase, protein MRAFLFIAALLFSVSSFSAVRCDLTAATQFADVGELNLAYQSVGRDRDPALLLLMGLGGQLIHWPDEVVQSLCEQGFRVIRFDNRDVGLSTWHQPEATVNLSYQVLRYRIGLGVSAPYSLTDMAEDSLGLMDALGIQRFHVLGASMGGMIAQHLADIAPQRVQSLTLIMTSSGAEGLPAPSPKLLALLGRREAPNRAVALEQQADLLAALGSPEVKDDRQELLHEAQVSYDRAFNPQGVERQIAAILAEPSRVELLNRLRVPTLVVHGTADPLLPVMHGVHVAAHIRGSQLKLIPGLAHRFQAAFKQPLLSAVLPYLIQHRTDTHIAKL, encoded by the coding sequence ATGCGTGCGTTTTTGTTTATCGCCGCGCTGTTATTCAGTGTGTCGTCATTTTCTGCGGTCCGTTGCGATCTAACAGCAGCTACACAATTTGCTGATGTGGGTGAACTCAACCTTGCTTATCAAAGCGTTGGTCGTGATCGTGATCCGGCCTTGTTGCTGTTGATGGGGCTGGGTGGGCAACTGATTCATTGGCCAGATGAAGTCGTTCAGTCGCTGTGTGAGCAGGGCTTTCGGGTGATTCGTTTTGATAACCGTGATGTTGGTTTGAGTACCTGGCACCAGCCTGAGGCAACGGTAAACCTGAGCTATCAAGTGTTGCGCTACCGCATCGGCTTGGGTGTGTCCGCGCCATACAGCTTGACTGATATGGCTGAGGACTCACTAGGCTTGATGGATGCACTGGGGATACAGCGCTTTCATGTGTTGGGTGCAAGTATGGGTGGAATGATCGCCCAGCATCTGGCCGATATTGCGCCGCAGCGAGTGCAAAGCCTGACTCTCATCATGACGAGCTCGGGTGCCGAGGGCTTACCTGCACCGAGCCCTAAATTACTCGCGTTATTGGGGCGGCGCGAGGCTCCGAATCGAGCTGTTGCACTGGAGCAGCAAGCAGATTTACTCGCAGCCCTGGGCAGCCCCGAGGTGAAGGATGATCGTCAGGAATTGCTGCACGAAGCACAGGTTTCTTATGATCGGGCGTTTAATCCACAAGGCGTTGAGCGGCAAATAGCAGCTATTTTGGCCGAGCCTAGCCGCGTCGAATTGCTCAACCGCTTACGTGTTCCAACACTGGTCGTGCATGGCACGGCAGATCCGCTGTTGCCGGTGATGCACGGTGTTCATGTGGCAGCGCATATTCGCGGCAGCCAGTTAAAGCTGATTCCCGGTTTGGCTCATCGTTTTCAAGCGGCGTTTAAACAGCCGTTACTGTCAGCGGTGTTGCCGTATTTGATTCAGCATCGTACCGATACTCATATCGCCAAACTGTAG
- a CDS encoding bifunctional 2-polyprenyl-6-hydroxyphenol methylase/3-demethylubiquinol 3-O-methyltransferase UbiG, translating to MSVDKPSQLMRSWQANADAWAKVVREQRVASRRLVTDAAVLEAIHQCTPTRVLDVGCGEGWLCRTLAAKGFEVLGVDASQPLISQARAADPHPQRYYEFGYDQLAEAGQGLGQFDVLVCNFALLDEDLLPSLKAMRTRATDGGYLLIQTLHPWQACANQPYVDGWRVEQFSDFGNEFTEPMPWFFRTLQSWLALLAEAGWQLQSLQEPKHPQQMQPASLLLLLRVRS from the coding sequence ATGTCAGTTGATAAACCCTCGCAACTGATGCGCAGTTGGCAAGCCAATGCCGATGCGTGGGCCAAGGTTGTGCGTGAACAGCGCGTCGCGAGCCGTCGCCTGGTAACGGATGCCGCGGTGCTTGAGGCGATACATCAATGTACTCCCACGCGTGTGCTGGATGTCGGTTGCGGTGAGGGTTGGCTGTGCCGGACATTGGCGGCAAAAGGTTTTGAGGTGCTCGGTGTTGATGCCTCGCAGCCATTAATATCGCAGGCTCGCGCAGCCGATCCTCACCCGCAACGTTATTATGAGTTTGGCTATGATCAACTCGCAGAAGCGGGACAAGGATTGGGCCAGTTTGATGTGTTGGTGTGCAACTTTGCACTGCTTGATGAGGATCTTTTACCCAGCCTCAAGGCAATGCGTACCCGTGCGACTGACGGCGGATATCTACTCATCCAAACGCTGCATCCTTGGCAAGCCTGCGCCAACCAACCGTATGTGGATGGTTGGCGCGTTGAGCAGTTCAGTGATTTTGGCAATGAGTTCACTGAACCCATGCCTTGGTTCTTTCGCACCCTGCAATCGTGGCTTGCGCTGCTGGCTGAGGCGGGTTGGCAGTTGCAATCGTTGCAGGAACCCAAACACCCGCAGCAGATGCAGCCTGCGTCGCTGTTGCTGTTATTGCGCGTGCGCAGCTAG
- the metE gene encoding 5-methyltetrahydropteroyltriglutamate--homocysteine S-methyltransferase, which yields MAVSHSLGFPRIGRDRELKKALEAHWRGELDEAGLRAVGRELRANHWQLQKDAGIDLLPVGDFAWYDQVLTHSLTFGVIPQRFRPESGQPTLDTLFGMARGVSKSCCGGAHAQEMTKWFDTNYHYLVPEFSADQRFQLSWEQLFEEVAEAKALGHQVKPVLIGPLTYLWLGKAKGDDFDKLELLERLLPIYGEILGRLAALDVEWVQIDEPILGLDLPQDWKNAFERAYHLLQHAPLKKLVATYFSGLEDNLGLAVNLPVDGLHVDWVRAPEQLPLLVDRLPSYKVLSLGVVNGRNVWRCDLNAALQALKQAQHRFGDNLWVAGSCSLLHSPVDLKREDTLDTELKSWLSFAVQKCSEIALLSKALNEPDAEDVKAALAHSAQVQISREQSKRIHKPDVQASLRAVTAADSQRASIFAKRIELQRQRLQLPAFPTTTIGSFPQTASIRLARQSFKQGKLSAAEYTEAMYSEIRHAVEVQEALGLDVLVHGEAERNDMVEYFAEQLDGYAFTRFGWVQSYGSRCVKPAVIFGDLSRPKAMTVEWIRYAQSLTHKIMKGMLTGPVTMLMWSFPREDVSREVQARQLALAIRDEVVDLEKAGIKIIQIDEAAFREGLPLRKAAWQSYLDWATEAFRLCASGVQDQTQIHTHMCYSEFNDVIESIAAMDADVITIETSRSDMELLDAFEAFDYPNDIGPGVYDIHSPRVPEPAEIIKLMTKAVQRIPADRLWVNPDCGLKTRGWAETEAALVNMVAAARELRTQLA from the coding sequence ATGGCTGTATCTCATTCCCTCGGTTTTCCTCGCATCGGCCGCGACCGTGAATTAAAGAAGGCGCTGGAAGCGCATTGGCGAGGCGAGCTGGATGAGGCAGGTTTGCGTGCCGTCGGCCGCGAGCTGCGCGCTAATCACTGGCAATTGCAAAAAGACGCGGGTATCGACTTGCTGCCAGTGGGTGACTTTGCCTGGTATGACCAGGTGCTCACTCATTCGCTGACCTTTGGCGTTATTCCTCAGCGTTTTCGTCCTGAGTCAGGCCAGCCGACACTGGATACCTTGTTTGGCATGGCTCGTGGTGTCAGCAAAAGCTGTTGCGGCGGTGCCCATGCGCAGGAAATGACTAAGTGGTTCGATACCAACTATCACTACTTAGTACCCGAGTTTAGTGCCGATCAGCGCTTTCAATTGAGCTGGGAGCAGCTGTTTGAAGAAGTCGCGGAGGCCAAAGCTTTGGGGCACCAGGTCAAGCCGGTCTTGATTGGCCCGCTGACTTACTTGTGGCTCGGCAAAGCTAAGGGCGACGATTTCGACAAGCTTGAATTGCTTGAGCGCTTATTGCCTATATACGGTGAAATTCTTGGTCGTTTGGCTGCTCTGGATGTTGAATGGGTGCAAATTGATGAGCCAATCCTCGGTCTGGATTTACCGCAAGACTGGAAGAACGCTTTCGAGCGCGCTTATCACTTGCTCCAGCACGCACCGCTGAAAAAACTGGTTGCCACTTACTTCAGCGGCCTTGAAGACAACCTCGGCCTGGCCGTCAATTTGCCAGTCGATGGTCTACACGTCGATTGGGTGCGAGCGCCTGAGCAACTGCCGCTGCTGGTTGATCGTCTACCTAGTTACAAGGTGCTGTCTCTGGGTGTGGTCAATGGTCGTAACGTTTGGCGTTGTGATCTCAACGCTGCGTTGCAGGCGCTGAAGCAGGCGCAGCATCGTTTTGGCGACAACCTATGGGTGGCAGGGTCTTGCTCGTTGCTGCACAGTCCGGTTGACCTGAAGCGTGAAGACACTTTGGATACCGAGCTTAAAAGCTGGCTGTCGTTTGCCGTGCAGAAGTGCTCGGAGATAGCGCTGTTGAGCAAGGCATTGAATGAGCCAGACGCTGAGGACGTTAAGGCCGCATTGGCGCACAGCGCTCAAGTGCAAATCAGCCGTGAGCAGTCCAAACGTATTCACAAGCCTGATGTTCAAGCGAGCTTGCGTGCAGTGACTGCCGCCGACAGCCAGCGTGCATCGATCTTTGCTAAGCGTATTGAGTTGCAGCGCCAACGCTTGCAACTTCCTGCTTTTCCGACCACCACCATTGGCTCGTTCCCGCAGACCGCGTCTATTCGTCTGGCGCGCCAGTCGTTCAAGCAAGGCAAATTGTCTGCCGCTGAATACACCGAGGCGATGTACAGCGAGATCCGCCATGCGGTCGAAGTGCAAGAAGCTCTCGGCCTGGACGTGCTGGTGCACGGAGAAGCAGAGCGCAACGACATGGTCGAGTACTTTGCTGAGCAGCTTGATGGCTACGCGTTCACTCGTTTTGGTTGGGTGCAGAGTTATGGCTCACGCTGCGTAAAACCAGCGGTGATATTTGGCGATCTAAGTCGCCCTAAAGCGATGACGGTTGAATGGATTCGCTACGCGCAAAGCCTGACCCACAAAATCATGAAAGGCATGCTGACCGGGCCGGTGACCATGCTGATGTGGTCATTCCCGCGCGAGGATGTCAGCCGTGAAGTGCAGGCGCGTCAGTTGGCGCTGGCGATTCGCGATGAAGTGGTTGACCTGGAAAAAGCCGGCATCAAGATTATTCAGATTGATGAGGCCGCGTTCCGCGAAGGTTTGCCGCTGCGCAAAGCGGCTTGGCAGAGCTATCTCGACTGGGCAACCGAGGCATTTCGTTTATGTGCTTCAGGTGTACAGGATCAGACTCAGATTCATACACACATGTGCTACAGCGAATTTAACGATGTGATTGAGTCAATTGCAGCGATGGATGCTGACGTCATCACCATCGAGACCTCGCGTTCGGATATGGAGCTGCTGGATGCGTTTGAAGCCTTCGATTACCCCAATGATATTGGCCCAGGCGTCTACGATATTCACTCACCACGGGTGCCAGAGCCCGCTGAAATAATCAAGTTAATGACCAAGGCTGTGCAACGTATTCCGGCTGACCGGCTGTGGGTTAACCCCGACTGCGGCTTGAAAACCCGTGGCTGGGCGGAGACCGAAGCGGCGCTGGTGAATATGGTCGCGGCAGCGCGTGAGTTGCGTACGCAACTGGCTTAA
- the putP gene encoding sodium/proline symporter PutP, which translates to MTANTPMLVTFVVYITLMIGIGLFAYLRTKNLSDYILGGRSLGSYVTALSAGASDMSGWLLMGLPGAVYLSGLSEGWIAIGLVIGAYLNWLFVAGRLRVQTEHNGNALTLPDYFSNRFEDNSRVLRVFSAVVILVFFTIYCASGVVAGARLFESTFGMPYETALWAGAAATIAYTFIGGFLAVSWTDTVQATLMIFALILTPVVVMIATGGVDTTFAAIEMQDATNFDMFKGATFIGVISLMAWGLGYFGQPHILARFMAADSVKTIPSARRISMAWMILCLIGTVSVGFFGIAYFAANPDVAGPVTENPERVFIELAKLLFNPWVAGVLLSAILAAVMSTLSCQLLVCSSALTEDFYKAFLRKDASQTELVWVGRGMVLLIALVAILLAADPNNRVLGLVSYAWAGFGAAFGPVVLLSVMWARMTRNGALAGMLVGAITVIVWKNYIGLGLYEIIPGFILATLSIVVFSLLDKEPSATMQKRFADAEKEYNAAQ; encoded by the coding sequence ATGACAGCTAACACACCCATGCTAGTCACCTTCGTGGTGTACATTACTTTGATGATCGGGATTGGCTTATTCGCCTATCTGCGTACCAAAAACTTATCCGATTACATCCTTGGTGGCCGTAGCCTCGGCAGCTATGTAACTGCGCTGTCTGCGGGTGCATCGGACATGAGTGGCTGGTTGTTGATGGGCTTGCCGGGCGCCGTGTACTTGTCGGGCCTGTCTGAAGGCTGGATTGCCATTGGTTTGGTGATTGGTGCTTATCTGAACTGGCTGTTTGTTGCGGGTCGTCTGCGGGTACAGACCGAGCACAATGGTAATGCGCTGACGCTACCTGATTACTTCAGCAATCGCTTCGAAGACAACAGCCGCGTGTTGCGGGTTTTTTCTGCTGTCGTCATTCTGGTGTTCTTCACCATCTATTGCGCATCTGGCGTGGTAGCTGGCGCGCGTTTGTTTGAAAGCACTTTCGGTATGCCTTACGAGACTGCGCTGTGGGCGGGTGCTGCTGCAACCATCGCCTATACTTTTATCGGCGGCTTCTTGGCTGTTAGCTGGACTGACACCGTACAAGCAACACTGATGATCTTCGCTTTGATCCTGACGCCAGTGGTTGTAATGATTGCCACCGGCGGTGTGGATACAACATTCGCTGCAATCGAGATGCAAGATGCCACCAACTTTGACATGTTCAAAGGCGCAACCTTTATTGGTGTGATTTCGCTGATGGCGTGGGGCCTAGGCTACTTCGGTCAACCACACATCCTGGCGCGCTTCATGGCGGCTGACTCGGTTAAAACCATTCCATCAGCACGTCGCATCTCCATGGCGTGGATGATTCTTTGCCTGATTGGTACGGTGTCGGTTGGTTTCTTCGGTATCGCTTACTTCGCTGCAAATCCTGATGTTGCGGGTCCAGTGACTGAAAACCCTGAGCGGGTCTTCATCGAGTTGGCCAAGTTGCTGTTCAACCCATGGGTTGCAGGTGTGTTGCTGTCGGCCATTCTGGCTGCGGTTATGAGTACCTTGAGCTGCCAGCTGCTGGTATGTTCGAGTGCTCTTACGGAAGACTTCTACAAAGCATTTCTGCGTAAAGATGCCTCGCAAACCGAGCTGGTTTGGGTCGGTCGTGGCATGGTACTGCTGATTGCCTTGGTTGCGATCCTGCTCGCTGCAGATCCAAATAATCGCGTGTTGGGCCTGGTGTCTTATGCGTGGGCTGGTTTCGGCGCTGCATTCGGTCCAGTGGTATTGCTCTCTGTCATGTGGGCACGCATGACCCGTAACGGTGCACTGGCAGGTATGTTGGTGGGTGCAATTACCGTGATCGTGTGGAAGAACTACATCGGTTTGGGTCTGTACGAAATCATTCCTGGCTTCATCCTCGCAACGCTGTCCATTGTGGTCTTCAGCCTGCTGGATAAAGAGCCATCTGCAACCATGCAGAAGCGTTTTGCTGACGCTGAGAAAGAGTACAACGCCGCTCAATAA
- the metR gene encoding transcriptional regulator MetR, with protein sequence MLELRHLKTLHALRESDSLVDAAERLHLTQSALSHQFKELEERLGMQLFVRKTKPVRFTSAGLRLLQLSDSVLPLLRGAERDLARLAGGTAGRLHMAIECHSCFQWLMPTIDQFRDAWPEVELDLASGFSFAPLPALARGDLDLVVTSDPIELAGITYIPLFTYEAMLAVANQHALANKAFIVAQDLEKETLITYPVERDRLDIFTRFLEPADIEPAQVRTSELTVMMMQLVASGRGVCGLPNWALHEYSSRGYVTAKRLGEKGLLATLYAGIRTDMLDAPFMRDFLLTAKDTSFANLEGVSVAR encoded by the coding sequence ATGCTTGAACTTCGCCATCTAAAAACCCTGCACGCGCTGCGCGAAAGCGACAGTCTGGTTGACGCAGCAGAACGCTTACACCTGACCCAGTCGGCACTCTCGCATCAGTTCAAAGAGCTTGAAGAGCGACTGGGCATGCAGTTATTTGTGCGCAAGACCAAACCTGTGCGTTTCACCAGTGCTGGCTTGCGCTTATTGCAGCTATCCGATTCGGTGCTGCCCTTATTGCGCGGCGCCGAACGTGACCTAGCGCGCTTGGCTGGCGGGACTGCTGGCCGGTTGCACATGGCGATTGAATGCCACAGTTGTTTCCAGTGGCTGATGCCGACGATTGACCAATTCCGCGATGCCTGGCCAGAAGTCGAACTTGATCTGGCCTCAGGGTTCTCTTTTGCACCGTTGCCCGCCTTGGCTCGCGGCGACCTCGATTTGGTCGTCACTTCAGACCCCATCGAGCTGGCAGGTATTACCTACATACCGCTGTTCACTTACGAAGCAATGCTCGCCGTAGCCAATCAGCATGCGCTGGCGAATAAGGCATTTATCGTCGCGCAGGATTTAGAGAAGGAAACCTTGATCACCTACCCTGTCGAGCGTGACCGGTTGGATATTTTCACTCGTTTTCTCGAACCAGCTGATATCGAGCCAGCGCAAGTACGTACTTCCGAGCTGACAGTCATGATGATGCAACTGGTGGCCAGCGGGCGTGGAGTCTGCGGTTTGCCGAACTGGGCGCTGCATGAGTACAGCTCGCGGGGTTATGTCACCGCCAAACGGCTAGGTGAAAAAGGCTTGCTGGCTACACTCTACGCGGGGATTCGCACCGACATGCTCGATGCGCCATTTATGCGCGACTTTTTACTGACCGCGAAAGACACCTCGTTCGCTAACCTTGAAGGCGTTAGCGTCGCCCGCTAA